In Ailuropoda melanoleuca isolate Jingjing chromosome 7, ASM200744v2, whole genome shotgun sequence, one genomic interval encodes:
- the ZMYM5 gene encoding zinc finger MYM-type protein 5 isoform X3 translates to MDKFSVRGLDLTEQTPVLLEHKAMAASIMDTGNSFGDPASPLGNRCRNSSVEDDDDVVFIESIQPPSTSTPAIADQRNFIFASSRNERQQGNFSIILPSSRDLASQKGNVSETIVIDDEEDIETNGREKKNSSNFIEWGLPGTKNRTKDLDFSISSLSRSKTKTAVGPFNPGRMNVAGDEFQNEGYATHHSPGKQFLDLPVSIISP, encoded by the exons ATGGATAAATTTTCAGTGAGAGGATTAGACTTGACCGAACAGACTCCTGTTTTATTAGAGCATAAAGCCATGGCAGCTAGTATCATGGATACAGGAAATTCATTTGGTGACCCAGCTAGCCCTTTAGGTAACAGATGTAGAAATTCATCAGtggaagatgatgatgatgttgtaTTTATTGAATCTATACAACCTCCTTCAACTTCTACTCCAGCAATAGCTGatcaaagaaattttatatttgcttcaTCAAGAAATGAAAGGCAACAAGGAAATTTTTCCATAATTCTTCCTTCCTCAAGAGATTTGGCTTCTCAGAAGGGAAATGTAAGTGAGACAATTGTTATCGATGATGAAGAGGACATAGAAACaaatggaagggaaaagaaaaattcttccaattttattGAATGGGGACTTCCTGGAACTAAAAATAGAACCAAAGATTTGGATTTCTCCATTTCCAGTCTTTCAAGAAGTAAG ACCAAGACTGCAGTAGGACCTTTTAATCCTGGTAGAATGAATGTGGCAGGAGATGAATTTCAGAATGAAGGATATGCAACTCATCATAGTCCTGGTAAGCA